CCTGTCGGGCCTGATGTCGGGCGCAGGGGTCGAAGAGACACCCTGCGCCTCGGCCGCTCGCGATTGCGCAGCCATGGCCGCCTTGAAGCCCGGTCGCGCCTGCAAGCGCTCCCAGTAGGCCGCCACCGCCGGTGTGAAGCGTTCGGCCAGGCCCAGATGCTCGGCCAGCAGCAATGCGTAGCCGACCGACACGTCCGCCGCAGTGAAGCGGCCCGCACAAAGATAGTCGCGCTCGGCGAGCAACGGCTCCAGCGTTCGCAGGCGCGCGAGGAACCACTTGGCATAGTCGTCGGCCACCTGCGGCTGCTTCCGCTGCGCCGGCTCGAAGTGCGCATACCGCAACACGAGCGTCTGCGGAAAGGTCAAGGTCGCCTCGCCGAAATGGAGGTAGTTGAGGTACGGGCCGAAGTCAGCCTCGTCGCAACCTACATCCAGCTGGCCCGCCGAGAACCGCGCAGCCAGGTACTGGCAGATCGCGGCCGACTCGGTCATTCGCATGGCGCCGTCGGACAGCATCGGCACGGTGCCGAGCGGGTTCACCTCGAGATACGGCCGCGACAGCACGCGCGGCGGAAAGGGCAGCATCCTGAGGTCGTAGGAAAGCCCGATCTCTTCAAGCATCCAGAGAGGGCGGAACGAGCGTGCGCTGAGGCAGTGGTGCAGGGTGATCATGGTTCGGCGGCTTGTGGCCCGCCATGAAGCCGAGGCCGGGGTTGGGGTCCGAACGCGTCAACCGCGCCGGGCCGCTTCGATCGCGGCGATGTCGATCTTTGTCATTTCCATCATGGCTTCGAACGCGCGCTTGGCTGCCGCCGGGTCGGGATCGGTGATCGCGGCCGTCAGGGCGCGCGGCGTGATCTGCCACGACAGTCCCCACTTGTCCTTGCACCAGCCGCATGCGCTTGCCTGCCCGCCGTTGCCGATGACCGCGTTCCACAAGCGGTCCGTTTCGGCCTGGTCGTCGGTTGCGACCTGGAACGAGAAGGCCTCGCTGTGCTTGAACGCCGGTCCCCCGTTCAGGCCCAGGCAAGGGATGCCCATCACCGTGAACTCGACCGTCAGCACATCGCCCTCCTTGCCCGAGGGATAGTCGCCGGGTGCGCGATGCACGGCGCCCACCGCGCTGTCGGGGAAGGTCTCGGCGTAGAACTTGGCGGCATCGAGGGCGGTGCCGTCGTACCAGAGGCAAATCGTGTTCTTGCTGATCATCTTGGGTCTCCTGAATTGGACAGATACGAACGCCAGTTGCGATCCCCGGCAGGATAGCGCCTCCAGCCGCTGCACGGCGCGTCCCCGATAATTTGCGATGGCCATCAACTCGATCAACCAGGATCCCGCGCTGCTGCGGCGGCTGCTGCGCGCCAAGGACCGGATGGACGCCGCATCGCACGAGGAGTGGCCGGTCGAACGGCTGGCGCAGGTGAGCGGCGTGTCGGAGGCCCACTTCGCGCGTTCGTTCAAGCAGGCCTTCGGTACGCCGCCGCACCGGTACCTGCTCACGCGCCGCATCGAGCGCGCGATGGCGCTGCTGCGCGAGACCGACCGGCCCATCACCGACATCGCCTTCGAGACGGGCTGGGCGAGCCTGGGCACCTTCGGGCGCACCTTCCGCGACATCACGGGCAGCAGCCCGAGCGCGATCCGCGCGCGCGGCAAGGCCACGCCGCACGAGCTCGGCCGGGTGCCCGTCTGCATCGTCAATGCCGCCCGCCGGCCCCATCTGACGACCGCAGTTTCGGAGAAGCGGCGCCTCGCGGCAGACGGTACAAACGAGCCCGAACAACCACAGGAGATCCCATGAATCAGGGCATTGAAGTCGCCGGTCTGTACGTGCACGATCAGGACGAGGCGCTGGCGTTCTATGTTGAGAAGCTCGGCTTCCGCGTCCACACCGACGTGGGAAACGGCGACTACCGCTGGCTCACGGTGCAGCACCCCGAGCAGCCGTCGTTCCAGCTCGGCCTGTTCAGGCCCGGGCCGCCGGTGCTCGACGCGGCCACGGCGCAGGCGGTGCGCGCCATCGTGGCCAAGGGCGCGATGCCGCCGCTGGTGCTGCGGGTGGACGACTGCCGCGCCGCCTATGAGCGGATGCGCGGCCTGGGCGTGGAGTTCACGCAGGAGCCGGTGGAGCGCTACGGCACCGTGGACGCGGGCTTTCGCGATCCGTCGGGGAATGGCTGGAAGATGATCCAGGCGCGCGGCTGAGCCGGCGCCGAGCTGGCCTCAGGCCGGCGCCATGCCGTGGCGGCGCTTGGCCTCGGCGCTGTCGGCCGAGCACATGAATTCGAGCAGCGCGCCCACCGCGGCCGGCTGCGCGCAGCCGACCACCGGCGCCGCGGAAAAGACCGTGGTGATCTGAACCTCCGGCGGCAAGGGACCGAGCAGGTCGATGCCTTCGACACCGATCAGCTCGCTCAGTTGCTGGAACCCCAGTGCGGCCTCGCCGCGTGCAAGCAGCGCGCCGACCGGCACGCCGGGCGGCGCCTGCGCCAGGCGGGCGCGGATCTCGCCGGCCATGCCCCACCGCTCGAACAGTGCCATCAAGGCGACGCCGCTTGGCCCGGTCGAATACGCAACGCCGGAGGCGGCCCGCACCGCGCTGCGCAGTGCGTCTTCGGTGGAGATATCGGGACGCGCCGCGCCCGCAGGCACTGCCACGGCCACGCCCGAACGGACCAGGTCGACCTTGCCGGCGGCGTCGAGCCTGCCCTGCGCGACGAGCGCGTCGATCGCCTCCGAGGCCAGCACCACCATGTCGAAGGGCTCGCCCGCGGCCACGCGCCGCGCAGCCTCGACCCCGCCGATCGCCAGGAATGAGACCGGCACGCCGCTGCGCCGCGAATGGGCGGCCGCAAGCTCCTCCAGCAAGCCCTGGGTCGCCATCGAGCAGAGGCCACGGATCGCGGGCGCCGTCATTTCTCGCCGCCCTGCCCTGTGCCGATCAGGCGGTCGGCGTAGTCCTGCCACGGGCTGCTGGCGTCCAATCCGTCGAAGCGTCCGGTGCGCGCCTGCTGCGCGACCCAGTCCTGCTTGGCTGCAATGGCGGCCGCCATCAAGGGCTCGAAGCCGGTTTCGCGAACGGTCTGCGCCGCTTCGCGCATTTCTTCGGCACGCCGCTTGCCATGCTGCACGACGCGGCTGAAGAAGTAGGCGCCCTGCCGCTCCCAGTCGATTTGCGGAAAGGTTTCCGCGAGCGTGGGCAGCACATGCGCCTCGACGCCGTAGCGCCGTGCCGTGGTGTAGCTTTCGATGACCAGCGCCTCCAGGCCCTTGATCATGATGCTGCGGCTCATCTTGATGGCCGAGGCTACGCCGAGCCGCTCGCTCACGGCGCGTGCGTCCATGCCCCATGCGCACAGCATGGCAGCCAGCGCCTCGGCCTGGGCGCCGCCCAGCAGCATCGGCACGCGGATGCCGTAGGGCGGCACCGAGGTCATCACGCCGGCTTCCACATAGCCGACGCCGGCGGCCTCGAGCACGGCGCCGGCCCGCTGCTTGGTGCCGGGCGAGGCCGAATTGAGATCGAGAAAGCGGCTGCCCGCGCGCGCATGGCGCGCGGCTTCCTCGGCCACCGCGAAGGTGCTGGACGCGGTGACGGCCGAGATCAGCAGATCGGCCGCGGCGCACAGCGCCTGCATGCCCGAGGCGACGCGCAGGCCGTCGGCTTCGGCGGCGGCCCGTGCCGCAGCGCCGCTGCCGGGGTCGGCGAATTTCAGGTCCCAGACCCAGACCGCCTTGACGCCCTCCTTGTGCAGCAGGCCGCGGCCGAAGATGCCGCCCACTTCGCCGCAGCCGACGATGCCCAGTGTGATGTCCATGTGCGTGTCTCCTTGCTGTTCAATCGACGGTGATGCGGGCCGACTTGATCACGCGCTCCCAGCGCACGATCTCGCTCGCGATCAGCTGGCCGAAGGCCTGCGGCGTCGCGGGCGTGGCCTCGGCGCCCTCGGCCGCCAGGCGCGCCTTGACTTCCGCTGCGTCGAGCGAGCGGTTGATCTGCTGGTTGATCATCGCAATGATCGGCGCGGGCGTTGCGGCCGGTGCGACCACGCCGTACCACTGGTCGGCTTCGAAATCCTGGGTGCCGGGCGCGCCGCTCTCGGCCACCGTGGGCACCTCGGGCAGCAGCGCGATGCGGCGCGGGCTCGAGACCGCGAGCGCACGCAGCTTGCCGGCCTTGATGTGCGGCAGCAGCGCGGGCGTGCCGGTGAAGAGTGCCTGCAGCTGGCCCGCCAGCAGGTCGTTCACGGCCGGCGCGGTGCCGCGGTAGGGAATGTGCAGCAGCGGGGCGCCGGTCTGCAGCTTGAGGTATTCCATCGCGATGTGCGCCGCGCTGCCGTTGCCGCCGGAGCCGTAGGCCAGCTGGCCGGTCCTGGCCTTGGCCAGCGCGATCAGCTCGGCCAGCGTGCGCGCCGGCACCGACGCATGGACCACGAGCACGTTCGGCACCCGCGCGACCCACGCCACGGGCGCAAAGCTGCGCAGCGGGTGGTAGCCGAGCTTCGGGTAAAGCGAGGGGTTGATGGCCAGGGTGCCGATGTGCCCCATCAGCAGCGTGTAGCCGTCCGCGGGCGCTTTCGCGACCTTCTCCGCGCCGACGGAACCGCCCGCGCCCGGCACGTTGTCGACCACCACGGCCTGGTTCCACGCGCGGCCGAGCGCCTGCCCGATGCCGCGCGCCAGCACGTCCGTGGAGCCGCCGGGCGTGAACGGAACGACGAGGTGCGGCGGGTGGTCCGGATAGCCCTCGGCGGCCGCGCCGCTGCGGCTCGCGAGCCAGAGCGCGCCGCCTGCGGACCAGACGCAGGCTTGGCGGCGGGTGATGCCGGCGGTCGCGGCGCCGAGGATGCGAGCCATGTCCATCCTGCCCTCAGTCGATGTAGCGCAGGCCGGCCTTGGCCAGCGGCTCGCGCATGGCGTACATGTCGAGCCCGAGCTCGCCGGCCGCGAAGCGCGCGCGCTTGGCCGTTTCGTTGGCCTCGCGCGCTTCGGCGGCGTCGGCCACCTGCTGTGCGCGCGCGGCCGGCACCACCACCACGCCGTCGATGTCGGCCACCACCACGTCGCCCGGATGCACCAGCGCGCCGGCGCACACCACGGGCACGTTGACCGAGCCGAGCGTGGCCTTGATCGTGCCCTTCGAATGGATGGCGCGGCTGAACACGGGAAAGCCCATCGCGTTGAGGTCGCGCACGTCGCGCACGCCGCCGTCGATCACCAGGCCCTTGCACCCGCGCGCCTTGAAGGAGGTGGCGAGCAGGTCGCCGAAGAAGCCGTCGGTGCTGTCGCTGGTGCAGGCCGCCACCACCACGTCGCCAGGCTGGATCTGCTCGGCCGCCACGTGGAGCATCCAGTTGTCGCCGGGCTGCAGCAGCACCGTGACGGCCGGGCCGCAGAAGTGCGCATCGGGATGGATCGGACGGATGCGCGGCTGCATCAGCCCAAGCCGGCCGAGCGCCTCGTGCACGGTGGACACGCCGAAGCGCGAGAGCTTCTCGACCGCGGCGGCGTCCGCGCGCGCCACCTTGCGATGGACTACGCCGATCTGCTGGAGAGTATTGGAGGAAGAAAAAGTCATGAGATCAGAGCCCCTTGGCGATGAGTGCGCGGTCCAGGCGCGGGTACACGCGGCGTGCATTGGCTTCGAACACCTTGTGGCGCGCCTCGGCGTCGAGCATGGGCGTGGCGTCGATGTAGCGGCGCGTGTCGTCGTAGAAGAAGCCGGTCTCGGGGTCGATGCCGCGCACCGCGCCGATCATTTCGCTCGCGAACAGGATGTTGTCGACCGGGATCACGCGCGTCAGCAGGTCGATGCCCGGCTGGTGGTACACGCAGGTGTCGAAGAAGATGTTGTTGAGCAGGTGGTCCTTGAGCAGCGGCTTCTTCATCTCCTGCGCGAGGCCGCGGAAGCGCCCCCAGTGGTAGGGCACTGCGCCGCCGCCATGCGGGATCACGAAGCGCAAACTCGGAAAGTCGGTGAACAGGTCTGACGTGAGGCACTGCATGAAAGCCGTGGTGTCGGCATTCAGGTAATGCGCGCCGGTGGTGTGGAAGCAGGCGTTGCAGCTCGTGCTCACATGCACCATGGCCGGAATGTCGTGCTCGACCATCTTCTCGTAGAGCGGGTACCAATGGCGGTCCGACAGGGGCGGCGAGGTCCAGTGCCCACCCGAGGGATCGGGATTGAGGTTGATGGCGACGAAGCCATACTCCCGCACGCAGCGTTCCAGCTCCGGAATGCAGCTGCGCGGGTCCACGCCCGGCGACTGCGGCAGCATGGCCGCGCCGATGAAATGGTGGGGGAACAGCTCGCTCACGCGAAAGCACAGCTCGTTGCAGATGGCGGCCCATGTCGACGAGGTCTCGAAGTCGCCGATGTGGTGGGCCATGAAGCTCGCGCGCGGGCTGAAGATCGTCAGGTCGCTGCCGCGCTCCTTCATGAGGCGCAGCTGGTTGCCCTCGATCGACTCGCGCAGCTCGTCGTCGCTGATCTTCAGGTCGGCGGCGCGGGGCTTCAGCGCGGGGTCCTTCAGGCCCGCGATCTGCTGGCTGCGCCAGTTCTCCAGCGCCTTGGGTGCCGTGGTGTAGTGGCCGTGGCAGTCGATGATCATGGGGCGGTTCCGTTGGTGGCTGGTGGTGACTTGCCGGCCTGCATGGCGAGTGCGCCGGCCCTTGCGTCAAGTGTGGTTCCGGAGGCCGCCGCGTGGCGTGAGTTCGGCTTGCCCTACCATCAGACTTTCTTATCGGCCAGGGCTCGCGCCCCGGCACCTCTGGAATGACGGGCCGACGCCAGCTGCAAGACAAAGTGATCGACCGCACGCACGCGCATGCGCTGGGCCTCAACCTGCGGCACCTGCGCGCGTTCACGGCCGTGGCGGCGGCCGGCAGCATCGCCAGGGCCGCGGACGAGCAGTTGTTCCGCGTCGCCTCGGGCGTGACGCGCTCCATTTCCGAGCTCGAAGGCGCGCTCGGGCGTCCGCTGTTCGACCGCGGCCCGCGCGGCATGGCGCTGAACTCCTACGGCGACCTGGTGCTGCTGCGCGCTCGCCGCATCGAGCGCGAGTTCGAGGATGCGCGCGCCCAGCTCGTCGCGCGCGGCGGCATCGGCACCTCGGCCGACGTGCATTCGCCGTTCGCGTCGATCCTCAACGGCCGCCGCCTGGCGGTGATCGCGAGCCTTGTGGAGAAGCGCAACATGCCGGCGGTCGCGCGCGAGTTCGGCATCACGCAGCCGGCGATCAGCAGCGCGCTGAAGGACCTCGAAGGCGGGCTCGGCGTCGCGCTGCTCGAGCGCAGGACGCGCGGTCTCGTGCCCACGCCGGCCGGCGAGATCGTGGCCTTCCATTTCAAGCGCGTGCTCGCGGAGCTGCGCCACATCGGCCCCGACATCGCGGCCAGCGAAGGCATGCTGCAGGGCAGCGTGAACGTGGGAGCGCTGCCGCTCGGCCGCACGCAGATACTGCCGCAAGCGATCGCCTCGCTGCTGGCGCGCCATCCGGGGCTGCACGTCGCCACGGTCGAAAGCCCTTACGACGCACTGGCGGCATCGCTGCGCAGCGGCGACATCGACTTCATCCTCGGCGCGCTGCGCAGCGGCGCCGAGGCGCGCGACCTGCAGCAGGAAGCGCTGTTCGAAGACCGCATCTCGGTGATCGCGCGCGCCGGCCATCCGCTGGCGCGCGCCGCGCGCGTCGACTTCGATGCGCTGCGGCAGGCGACCTGGGCGCTCTCGCGGCAGGGCACGCCGTCGCGCGAGCTGCTCGAGCGCTTTTTCTCGGCCGCGCGCGAGGCGCCGCCGGTTCCCGCCGTGGAGACCGGCGACCTCGCCGTGCTGCGCGGCCTGCTGCTCGAAAGCGACATGCTGACCGCGATCTCGGCCCACCAGCTGCGCCACGAGATCCGCAACGCCAGCCTGGTGGTGCTCGACTTTCCGCTCGACGAGACGCGGCGCGAGATCGGCCTCACCCAGCGCCTCGGTGCGTTCCCCTCGCCCGGTGCGAGCGCACTGATGCAGGAGATCCGCGCGGTGGTCGCCCGCTCGCCGGACTTCCGCGCCAAGCCCGCGGACCGCCGCCGGTGAAATGCCGGCGGCCGCTGGCGCTCAGCGCCGGGCCAGCAGGTCAGCCAGTTCGGGCACCAGGGCCTCGGGCGCCAGGCCCTGCGCATGCTGCAGCGTCTGCAGCACCGCCGCCGCAATGTCGCGGTGCGCACCGGCATCGCCCGCCATGGTGTTGTAGTAGCCGAGGTCCTTGCTCGCATTGGCGATCGAAAAGCGCAGGCTCGATGTGTCCTTGGCCGTCAGGTAGGGCCGCAGCCGCTCCAGCGCCACGCCGCCGCCGCCGCCCTTGGCCAGGATCTCCACGAACATCTCGGGCGCCACGCCGTGCTGGCCGGCACAGGCGGCCGCCTCGGCGATCAGCGCCACCGTGCCCAGCGAGACGAAGTTGTGCAGCAGCTTCATGCCATGGCCCGCGCCCACCGGGCCCGCGTGCAGGATGTTCTCGGCAAAGCACGACAGCAGCGGACGGCATTCCTCGAGCAGAGCCGCATCGCCGCCGACCAGCAGGTTGAGCCGGCCTTCGGCCGCTTCCTTGGGCGTACGCGTCATCGGCGTGTCCAGGAAGCGGCTGCCCGCGGCCTGCACGGCCTGGGCCATGCGCAGCGTGGAGGCCGGAATCGCGGTGGAGCAGTCGATGACGATGCTGCCCGGGCGCAAACCCTGCAGCACGCCGCCTTCGCCCGTGAGCACGGCCTCGACCTGGGGCGAGCCCGTGAGCACGAGGATGACGATGTCGGACTGCGCAGCCAGGTCGGCCGCCCGCGTGAAGCTGCGCGCGCCGGTGGCCTTGAGCGCGTCCAGCGGCTGGTTGCCGGCGTGCTCGAGCACGGCCAGCGGGTAGCCGTGCTTGGCGATGTTGGTGGCAATGCCGTGGCCCATCATGCCGATGCCGATCATGCCGATGTTTTTTTTCAAGGGAATCTCCTGGTTGCGATGTGTAGGGGATGCAGGGGCAACCGTCCGAGTCGAGGACTGGGTTCCGCTTCGGGTCAGGCTTCCGTCGGCAAGCACCGATCGTGCGACGAAGTGGCTCGGATGGGCCTGCAGGCAGGCGCAGCGTACCAAACTCGGCGGAGTACTTCGTCCCGACAAGCGATGCCCACGCCCACCGAGCAGTTCGAGCAATCGCTCGCCTCTCTCCCGGCGCAGAAAACCACAGGATCAGGCCGCAGCCGGCGAACGGTTCTTGCGATAGGAGTTCTTCAGAAGAATCTTGCCGGCACGAAAAGCAAACAGATCGCAGCCTTGGACTTCGACGTGGGTTCCGTCGGTGCGTGTTCCCGTGAACGTCCACTCCGACACTCCGCGGTCTCCATGGACGAAATGGCGCGCGTTCCCCCAGTGGGCATCGGGAAAGACCGCCCAGACTTCTGCAAAAGCAGCTCGCACTGCCGCGCCGCCGGCGTATCGGGTGCCGCAGGCCTCGGCGCCGGCGGAGGCTTCGAAGATGCAATCGGGTGTCATGAACGACATGAGTGCATCCACATCGTGCCGATTCCACGCATCGGCAAATGCCTGCAACACTTCCGCGGTCACTTCGGGATTCGGCGTTTGCATGATCGGGCACCTCCGGCCGGCGGGCGGCTTGGATGCCGAGATTAGTCCGATCGAATCCGGCCAGCAAGCTCATCGGGGACCGGTTGGCTGCACGCCGTTGGCATCGCGCATTGCACGCGATCCCGATCCGTCCTCACTCCGCCTGGATCCCCGCCTCCTTCACCACCCTGCCCCACTTGGCAAGGTCGGACCTGATCAGCGCGGCGTATTCCTGCGGCGTGCCGCCCTGTATCTCGATGCCGGCAGCCTCCAGCCTGGTCCGCACGTCCGGCAGCTTGAGCGCCGCGTTGATCTCGGCATTCAGCTTGGCGACGATGGCCTTGGGCGTGCCGGCCGGCGCCAGGAACCCGCCGTTCGTGTTGGCGTCGTAGCCCTTCAATCCCTGCTCGTCCGCAGTCGGCACGTCGGGCAGCGAGCTTGTCCGCTTGCGCGTCGACACCGCCACGGCGCGCACGTTGCCGGCCTTCACCTGCGGCTGGATGGCACTGAGGGTGTCGATGAAGAGCGCGGTGCGTCCGGCCAGCAGGTCCGGGTGCGCGGCGGACGAGCCCTTGTAGGGCACCAGAAGCATCGGCGCGCCGCTGGCCATGCGGAACATCTCGGCCGCCATTTCCTGCGCGCTGCCGCGGCCGGAGGTGGCAACCTTGGCCTCGTCCGGATGGGCCTTCATCCACGCCACCAATTCGGGCAGCGTCCTGGCCGGAAGCTGCGGGTAGATGGCGAACACCAGTGGAACCTCGTGGCTGTAGACGATGGGTTCGAAGCTTTTTTCCGGATCCCAGCCGAGGTTCTTGAACAGGAACTTGTTGATGTTGTGGCTGCCGCCGACGATGCCGATCGTGTAGCCGTCGGGCGACGACTTGGCAAGAACGTCGGTGCCGAGATTGTTGGAAGCGCCGGGCCTGTTGTCGACGATCACCGGCTGCCCCATCGACACCGCAAGCTTGTCGCCGACGACGCGGGCGATGGTGTCGATCGCACCGCCGGGCGGCGCAGGCACGATGATCTTGATGGCGCGTGCCGGATAAGC
This genomic window from Variovorax sp. V93 contains:
- a CDS encoding glutathione S-transferase family protein gives rise to the protein MITLHHCLSARSFRPLWMLEEIGLSYDLRMLPFPPRVLSRPYLEVNPLGTVPMLSDGAMRMTESAAICQYLAARFSAGQLDVGCDEADFGPYLNYLHFGEATLTFPQTLVLRYAHFEPAQRKQPQVADDYAKWFLARLRTLEPLLAERDYLCAGRFTAADVSVGYALLLAEHLGLAERFTPAVAAYWERLQARPGFKAAMAAQSRAAEAQGVSSTPAPDIRPDRP
- a CDS encoding VOC family protein — encoded protein: MISKNTICLWYDGTALDAAKFYAETFPDSAVGAVHRAPGDYPSGKEGDVLTVEFTVMGIPCLGLNGGPAFKHSEAFSFQVATDDQAETDRLWNAVIGNGGQASACGWCKDKWGLSWQITPRALTAAITDPDPAAAKRAFEAMMEMTKIDIAAIEAARRG
- a CDS encoding helix-turn-helix transcriptional regulator: MAINSINQDPALLRRLLRAKDRMDAASHEEWPVERLAQVSGVSEAHFARSFKQAFGTPPHRYLLTRRIERAMALLRETDRPITDIAFETGWASLGTFGRTFRDITGSSPSAIRARGKATPHELGRVPVCIVNAARRPHLTTAVSEKRRLAADGTNEPEQPQEIP
- a CDS encoding VOC family protein, which translates into the protein MNQGIEVAGLYVHDQDEALAFYVEKLGFRVHTDVGNGDYRWLTVQHPEQPSFQLGLFRPGPPVLDAATAQAVRAIVAKGAMPPLVLRVDDCRAAYERMRGLGVEFTQEPVERYGTVDAGFRDPSGNGWKMIQARG
- a CDS encoding substrate-binding domain-containing protein; the encoded protein is MTAPAIRGLCSMATQGLLEELAAAHSRRSGVPVSFLAIGGVEAARRVAAGEPFDMVVLASEAIDALVAQGRLDAAGKVDLVRSGVAVAVPAGAARPDISTEDALRSAVRAASGVAYSTGPSGVALMALFERWGMAGEIRARLAQAPPGVPVGALLARGEAALGFQQLSELIGVEGIDLLGPLPPEVQITTVFSAAPVVGCAQPAAVGALLEFMCSADSAEAKRRHGMAPA
- a CDS encoding NAD(P)-dependent oxidoreductase gives rise to the protein MDITLGIVGCGEVGGIFGRGLLHKEGVKAVWVWDLKFADPGSGAAARAAAEADGLRVASGMQALCAAADLLISAVTASSTFAVAEEAARHARAGSRFLDLNSASPGTKQRAGAVLEAAGVGYVEAGVMTSVPPYGIRVPMLLGGAQAEALAAMLCAWGMDARAVSERLGVASAIKMSRSIMIKGLEALVIESYTTARRYGVEAHVLPTLAETFPQIDWERQGAYFFSRVVQHGKRRAEEMREAAQTVRETGFEPLMAAAIAAKQDWVAQQARTGRFDGLDASSPWQDYADRLIGTGQGGEK
- a CDS encoding tripartite tricarboxylate transporter substrate binding protein; amino-acid sequence: MARILGAATAGITRRQACVWSAGGALWLASRSGAAAEGYPDHPPHLVVPFTPGGSTDVLARGIGQALGRAWNQAVVVDNVPGAGGSVGAEKVAKAPADGYTLLMGHIGTLAINPSLYPKLGYHPLRSFAPVAWVARVPNVLVVHASVPARTLAELIALAKARTGQLAYGSGGNGSAAHIAMEYLKLQTGAPLLHIPYRGTAPAVNDLLAGQLQALFTGTPALLPHIKAGKLRALAVSSPRRIALLPEVPTVAESGAPGTQDFEADQWYGVVAPAATPAPIIAMINQQINRSLDAAEVKARLAAEGAEATPATPQAFGQLIASEIVRWERVIKSARITVD
- the ligK gene encoding 4-carboxy-4-hydroxy-2-oxoadipate aldolase/oxaloacetate decarboxylase is translated as MTFSSSNTLQQIGVVHRKVARADAAAVEKLSRFGVSTVHEALGRLGLMQPRIRPIHPDAHFCGPAVTVLLQPGDNWMLHVAAEQIQPGDVVVAACTSDSTDGFFGDLLATSFKARGCKGLVIDGGVRDVRDLNAMGFPVFSRAIHSKGTIKATLGSVNVPVVCAGALVHPGDVVVADIDGVVVVPAARAQQVADAAEAREANETAKRARFAAGELGLDMYAMREPLAKAGLRYID
- a CDS encoding amidohydrolase family protein, whose protein sequence is MIIDCHGHYTTAPKALENWRSQQIAGLKDPALKPRAADLKISDDELRESIEGNQLRLMKERGSDLTIFSPRASFMAHHIGDFETSSTWAAICNELCFRVSELFPHHFIGAAMLPQSPGVDPRSCIPELERCVREYGFVAINLNPDPSGGHWTSPPLSDRHWYPLYEKMVEHDIPAMVHVSTSCNACFHTTGAHYLNADTTAFMQCLTSDLFTDFPSLRFVIPHGGGAVPYHWGRFRGLAQEMKKPLLKDHLLNNIFFDTCVYHQPGIDLLTRVIPVDNILFASEMIGAVRGIDPETGFFYDDTRRYIDATPMLDAEARHKVFEANARRVYPRLDRALIAKGL
- a CDS encoding LysR family transcriptional regulator, with protein sequence MTGRRQLQDKVIDRTHAHALGLNLRHLRAFTAVAAAGSIARAADEQLFRVASGVTRSISELEGALGRPLFDRGPRGMALNSYGDLVLLRARRIEREFEDARAQLVARGGIGTSADVHSPFASILNGRRLAVIASLVEKRNMPAVAREFGITQPAISSALKDLEGGLGVALLERRTRGLVPTPAGEIVAFHFKRVLAELRHIGPDIAASEGMLQGSVNVGALPLGRTQILPQAIASLLARHPGLHVATVESPYDALAASLRSGDIDFILGALRSGAEARDLQQEALFEDRISVIARAGHPLARAARVDFDALRQATWALSRQGTPSRELLERFFSAAREAPPVPAVETGDLAVLRGLLLESDMLTAISAHQLRHEIRNASLVVLDFPLDETRREIGLTQRLGAFPSPGASALMQEIRAVVARSPDFRAKPADRRR
- a CDS encoding NAD(P)-dependent oxidoreductase; the encoded protein is MIGIGMMGHGIATNIAKHGYPLAVLEHAGNQPLDALKATGARSFTRAADLAAQSDIVILVLTGSPQVEAVLTGEGGVLQGLRPGSIVIDCSTAIPASTLRMAQAVQAAGSRFLDTPMTRTPKEAAEGRLNLLVGGDAALLEECRPLLSCFAENILHAGPVGAGHGMKLLHNFVSLGTVALIAEAAACAGQHGVAPEMFVEILAKGGGGGVALERLRPYLTAKDTSSLRFSIANASKDLGYYNTMAGDAGAHRDIAAAVLQTLQHAQGLAPEALVPELADLLARR
- a CDS encoding nuclear transport factor 2 family protein, with amino-acid sequence MQTPNPEVTAEVLQAFADAWNRHDVDALMSFMTPDCIFEASAGAEACGTRYAGGAAVRAAFAEVWAVFPDAHWGNARHFVHGDRGVSEWTFTGTRTDGTHVEVQGCDLFAFRAGKILLKNSYRKNRSPAAA
- a CDS encoding tripartite tricarboxylate transporter substrate binding protein, yielding MQLTSLVKILAVSASLAAMPFAASAEAAYPARAIKIIVPAPPGGAIDTIARVVGDKLAVSMGQPVIVDNRPGASNNLGTDVLAKSSPDGYTIGIVGGSHNINKFLFKNLGWDPEKSFEPIVYSHEVPLVFAIYPQLPARTLPELVAWMKAHPDEAKVATSGRGSAQEMAAEMFRMASGAPMLLVPYKGSSAAHPDLLAGRTALFIDTLSAIQPQVKAGNVRAVAVSTRKRTSSLPDVPTADEQGLKGYDANTNGGFLAPAGTPKAIVAKLNAEINAALKLPDVRTRLEAAGIEIQGGTPQEYAALIRSDLAKWGRVVKEAGIQAE